A single window of Helicobacter pylori NCTC 11637 = CCUG 17874 = ATCC 43504 = JCM 12093 DNA harbors:
- a CDS encoding DNA adenine methylase, which yields MHANLFNQNASKKDVFLHNLRSNNRRYKRYIKAPLRYGGGKSLAVGLIVEYIPNGVRRIISPFIGGGSVEIACAAELGLEVLGFDIFDILVNFYQVLLKDKQALYNSLLSLEPNQETYNIIKQELKAHYKKECVLDPLILARDYYFNFNLSYGPGFLGWMSKIYTDKQRYLNALLKIKDFNAPSLKVECSSFEEVLLAYPNDFFYLDPPYVLENSKMFKGIYPMRNFPIHHNGFKHEVLARMLKRHKGPFILSYNDCEFVRNAYKDFKILEPSWQYTMGQGEIRMGKNRLERGDNNHVKQSHELLIIKE from the coding sequence ATGCATGCCAATTTATTCAACCAAAACGCTAGTAAAAAAGATGTTTTTTTGCACAATTTACGCTCTAATAATAGGCGTTACAAACGCTACATAAAAGCCCCTTTAAGATATGGTGGGGGCAAGTCTTTGGCTGTAGGGTTAATAGTGGAGTATATACCTAATGGTGTGCGTAGGATTATTAGCCCTTTTATAGGTGGGGGGAGCGTGGAAATTGCATGCGCGGCAGAGTTGGGTTTAGAAGTGTTGGGCTTTGATATTTTTGACATTTTAGTGAATTTTTATCAAGTGCTGCTCAAAGACAAACAAGCTCTTTATAACAGCTTGCTTTCTTTAGAACCTAATCAAGAAACTTACAACATTATCAAACAAGAGTTAAAAGCCCATTATAAAAAAGAATGTGTTTTAGACCCTTTAATCTTGGCTAGAGATTATTACTTTAACTTTAATTTAAGCTATGGGCCGGGATTTTTGGGGTGGATGAGTAAAATTTACACTGACAAACAACGCTATCTAAACGCCCTTTTAAAAATTAAAGATTTTAACGCCCCTAGTTTAAAGGTGGAATGCTCTAGTTTTGAAGAAGTGTTGCTCGCTTATCCTAATGATTTTTTCTATCTTGACCCCCCTTATGTGTTAGAAAATTCTAAAATGTTTAAGGGGATTTATCCTATGCGTAATTTTCCTATCCACCATAATGGTTTTAAACATGAAGTGTTAGCCCGCATGCTAAAAAGGCATAAAGGGCCATTTATTTTAAGTTATAATGACTGCGAATTTGTAAGGAATGCTTACAAAGATTTTAAAATTTTAGAACCATCTTGGCAATACACTATGGGACAAGGCGAAATCAGAATGGGTAAAAATCGCTTAGAAAGAGGCGATAATAACCATGTCAAACAATCTCATGAGTTATTGATTATCAAGGAGTAA
- the typA gene encoding translational GTPase TypA, giving the protein MKNIRNIAVIAHVDHGKTTLVDGLLSQSGTFSEREKVDERVMDSNDLERERGITILSKNTAIYYKDTKINIIDTPGHADFGGEVERVLKMVDGVLLLVDAQEGVMPQTKFVVKKALSFGICPIVVVNKIDKPAAEPDRVVDEVFDLFVAMGASDKQLDFPVVYAAARDGYAMKSLDDEKKNLEPLFETILEHVPSPSGSVDEPLQMQIFTLDYDNYVGKIGIARVFNGSVKKNESVLLMKSDGSKENGRITKLIGFLGLARTEIENAYAGDIVAIAGFNAMDVGDSVVDPANPMPLDPMHLEEPTMSVYFAVNDSPLAGLEGKHVTANKLKDRLLKEMQTNIAMKCEEMGEGKFKVSGRGELQITILAENLRREGFEFSISRPEVIVKEENGVKCEPFEHLVIDTPQDFSGAIIERLGKRKAEMKAMNPMSDGYTRLEFEIPARGLIGYRSEFLTDTKGEGVMNHSFLEFRPFSGSVESRKNGALISMENGEATAFSLFNIQERGTLFINPQTKVYVGMVIGEHSRDNDLDVNPIKSKHLTNMRASGSDDAIKLTPPRTMVLERALEWIEEDEILEVTPLNLRIRKKILDPNMRKRAKK; this is encoded by the coding sequence ATGAAAAATATTAGAAATATCGCTGTAATCGCGCATGTTGATCATGGGAAAACCACTTTAGTAGATGGCTTACTTTCTCAATCTGGCACATTTAGTGAGAGGGAAAAAGTGGATGAAAGGGTGATGGATAGCAACGATTTAGAAAGAGAAAGAGGGATTACTATCCTGTCTAAAAACACGGCTATTTATTACAAAGACACTAAAATCAATATCATTGACACTCCCGGGCATGCTGATTTTGGGGGCGAAGTGGAGCGCGTTTTAAAAATGGTGGATGGGGTGTTGCTTTTAGTGGACGCGCAAGAAGGGGTCATGCCTCAAACTAAATTCGTGGTTAAAAAGGCTTTGAGTTTTGGGATTTGCCCCATTGTGGTGGTGAATAAAATTGATAAGCCTGCCGCTGAGCCGGATAGAGTGGTGGATGAAGTTTTTGACTTGTTCGTAGCGATGGGGGCTAGCGATAAACAATTGGATTTCCCTGTGGTGTATGCCGCCGCACGAGATGGCTATGCGATGAAAAGTTTAGACGATGAAAAGAAAAATTTAGAGCCTTTGTTTGAAACGATTTTAGAGCATGTGCCAAGCCCTAGCGGGAGCGTTGATGAGCCTTTGCAAATGCAAATTTTTACGCTCGATTATGACAATTATGTGGGCAAAATCGGTATCGCTAGAGTGTTTAATGGCTCGGTTAAAAAGAATGAAAGCGTGCTGTTGATGAAAAGCGATGGGAGTAAAGAAAATGGCCGTATCACTAAGCTTATAGGTTTTTTAGGGTTGGCTAGGACTGAGATTGAAAACGCTTATGCGGGCGATATTGTAGCGATTGCCGGCTTTAACGCAATGGATGTGGGCGATAGCGTCGTTGATCCTGCTAACCCCATGCCTTTAGATCCCATGCATTTAGAAGAGCCTACGATGAGCGTGTATTTTGCTGTCAATGATTCGCCCTTAGCCGGGTTAGAAGGAAAGCATGTTACTGCTAATAAATTGAAAGACAGGCTCTTAAAAGAAATGCAAACCAATATCGCTATGAAATGCGAAGAAATGGGCGAGGGCAAGTTTAAAGTGAGCGGGCGTGGGGAATTGCAAATCACTATTTTAGCTGAAAACTTGCGCCGTGAAGGGTTTGAGTTTAGCATTTCACGCCCTGAAGTCATCGTTAAAGAAGAAAATGGCGTTAAATGCGAGCCTTTTGAGCATTTAGTGATTGACACGCCACAAGATTTTAGCGGGGCTATCATTGAGAGATTAGGCAAAAGAAAAGCCGAGATGAAAGCGATGAATCCCATGAGCGACGGCTATACAAGGTTAGAATTTGAAATTCCTGCAAGAGGGCTTATCGGCTATAGGAGCGAGTTTTTAACCGACACTAAGGGCGAAGGCGTGATGAATCATAGCTTTTTAGAATTCCGCCCTTTCAGCGGGAGCGTGGAATCGCGCAAAAATGGGGCGCTAATCAGCATGGAAAATGGCGAAGCGACCGCTTTTTCCCTTTTCAATATCCAAGAAAGAGGCACGCTTTTTATCAACCCCCAAACTAAGGTTTATGTGGGCATGGTCATTGGCGAGCACAGCAGGGATAATGATTTGGATGTCAATCCCATCAAATCCAAGCATTTAACCAACATGAGAGCGAGCGGGAGCGATGATGCGATCAAACTCACCCCGCCTAGGACTATGGTGTTAGAAAGAGCGTTAGAATGGATTGAAGAAGATGAGATTTTGGAAGTTACCCCCTTGAATTTAAGGATCAGGAAAAAGATTTTAGACCCTAACATGAGGAAAAGGGCGAAAAAATAA
- a CDS encoding glycosyltransferase family 9 protein, which yields MHIACLLALGDNLITISLLKEIASKQQQPLKILGTHLTLKIAKLLECEKHFEIIPLFENVPAFYDLKKQGVFLAMKDFLWLLKAIKKHQIQRLILEKQDFRSALLAKFISITTPNKEIKNVYQNRQELFSQIYGHVFDNPPYPMNLKNPKKILINPFTRSIDRSIPLEHLQIVLKLLKPFCVTLLDFEERYAFLKDRVAHYRAKTSLEEVKNLILESDLYIGGDSFLIHLAYYLKKNYFIFFYRDNDDFMPPKNENFLKAHKSHSIEQDLAKKFRHLGLL from the coding sequence ATGCACATCGCTTGTCTTTTGGCTTTAGGGGATAACCTCATCACGATTAGCCTTTTAAAAGAAATCGCTTCCAAACAGCAACAACCCCTTAAAATCCTAGGCACTCATTTGACTTTAAAAATCGCCAAGCTTTTAGAATGCGAAAAACATTTTGAAATCATTCCTCTTTTTGAGAATGTCCCCGCTTTTTATGATCTTAAAAAACAAGGCGTTTTTTTGGCGATGAAGGATTTTTTATGGTTGTTAAAAGCGATTAAAAAGCATCAAATCCAACGTTTGATTTTAGAAAAACAGGATTTTAGAAGCGCTCTTTTAGCCAAATTCATTTCCATAACCACTCCAAATAAAGAAATTAAAAATGTTTATCAAAACCGCCAGGAGTTGTTTTCTCAAATTTATGGGCATGTTTTTGATAACCCCCCATATCCCATGAATTTAAAAAACCCCAAAAAGATTTTGATCAACCCTTTCACAAGATCCATAGACCGAAGTATCCCTTTAGAGCATTTACAAATCGTTTTAAAACTTTTAAAACCCTTTTGTGTTACGCTTTTAGATTTTGAAGAACGATACGCTTTTTTAAAAGACAGAGTCGCTCATTATCGCGCTAAAACCAGTTTAGAAGAAGTTAAAAACCTGATTTTAGAAAGCGATTTGTATATAGGAGGGGATTCGTTTTTAATCCATTTGGCTTACTATTTAAAGAAAAATTATTTTATCTTTTTTTATAGGGATAATGACGATTTCATGCCGCCTAAGAATGAAAATTTTCTAAAAGCCCACAAAAGCCATTCTATAGAACAGGATTTGGCCAAAAAATTCCGCCATTTGGGGCTATTATAA
- a CDS encoding class I SAM-dependent methyltransferase, translating into MPSNALSIEEIARLVNVSHSSVHNWIKTNLLEKLEIDHKIYVKTSSFLDFCRNHLGKNKLNKYANKSLKGAHNHQELILKYLQILENSSDLEKLGSYYEEELSNTTRNLEGIYYTPNKIVEQLFTLPKDFDTSQAIFCDPAVGSGNFIMHALKLGFKVENIYGYDTDAFAIALTKKRIKERYHLDCPNIAQKDFLSLKHTPQFDCIFTNPPWGKKYNQNQKENFKQQFNLSQSLDSASIFFIASLNCLKENAHLGLLLPESCLNIDAFSKMREMALKFQIRSLIDFNKPFKTLMTKAVGLVLKKTPNKDQKISCFYQNSKFKRSPSSFFNNPKKIFNIHCSNKENKILDHLFSFPHITLKNNAHFALGIVTGNNKEKLRSKQEKNTIPIFRGSDILKDRLKAPSQFINADLKDCQQVAPLSLYQAREKIVYKFISSKLVFFYDNEQRLFLNSANMFVLKENFSINANALKELLNSDLMQFIFESLFKTHKILRKDLECLPLFAQFINNSFDEKFYLKNLGIEKKDPKHFTIRKNHAHRLSFGFRG; encoded by the coding sequence ATGCCTTCAAACGCTCTTTCTATTGAAGAAATCGCTCGCCTAGTCAATGTTTCTCATAGCAGCGTGCATAACTGGATCAAAACCAATCTTTTAGAGAAACTAGAGATTGATCATAAAATTTATGTGAAAACAAGCTCTTTTTTAGATTTTTGCCGCAACCATTTAGGGAAAAACAAACTCAACAAATACGCTAACAAATCCTTAAAAGGCGCGCATAACCATCAAGAATTGATTTTAAAATACCTACAAATATTAGAAAATAGCTCTGATTTAGAAAAGTTGGGTTCTTATTATGAAGAAGAACTTTCTAACACCACCAGAAATTTAGAAGGCATTTACTACACTCCTAATAAGATAGTAGAACAACTTTTCACCCTCCCTAAAGATTTTGATACCTCCCAAGCGATCTTTTGCGATCCGGCTGTGGGGAGCGGGAATTTCATCATGCATGCTTTAAAACTGGGTTTTAAGGTTGAAAATATTTATGGCTATGATACGGACGCTTTCGCTATCGCTTTGACTAAAAAGCGTATTAAAGAGCGTTATCATTTAGATTGCCCTAATATTGCGCAAAAAGATTTTTTAAGTTTAAAACACACCCCACAATTTGATTGCATTTTCACTAACCCGCCATGGGGTAAGAAATACAATCAAAACCAAAAAGAAAATTTCAAACAACAATTCAACCTCTCTCAAAGCCTAGATAGCGCGTCGATCTTTTTTATAGCGAGTTTGAATTGCTTAAAAGAAAACGCTCATTTGGGGCTATTATTACCCGAAAGTTGTTTGAATATTGATGCGTTTAGCAAAATGCGAGAAATGGCTCTGAAATTTCAAATTAGAAGCCTTATTGATTTCAACAAACCCTTTAAAACCCTAATGACTAAGGCTGTGGGTTTGGTGCTTAAAAAAACCCCTAACAAGGATCAAAAAATCTCATGCTTTTATCAAAATAGCAAGTTCAAACGCTCGCCCTCTTCTTTTTTTAACAACCCTAAAAAGATTTTTAATATCCATTGCTCTAATAAAGAAAATAAAATTTTAGACCACCTTTTTTCCTTTCCTCATATCACTTTAAAAAATAACGCTCATTTTGCTTTAGGGATTGTTACAGGCAACAATAAAGAAAAATTACGCTCCAAACAAGAAAAAAATACCATTCCTATTTTTAGGGGTTCAGATATTTTAAAAGACAGATTAAAAGCCCCTAGCCAATTCATTAACGCTGATTTAAAAGACTGCCAACAAGTCGCCCCCTTAAGCCTTTATCAGGCTAGAGAAAAAATCGTGTATAAATTCATTTCTTCAAAGCTTGTCTTTTTTTATGACAATGAGCAACGCCTTTTTTTAAACAGCGCGAACATGTTTGTTTTAAAAGAAAATTTCTCTATCAACGCTAATGCGCTAAAAGAATTATTAAACAGCGATTTAATGCAATTCATTTTTGAATCGCTTTTTAAAACGCATAAAATCTTAAGAAAAGATTTGGAATGTTTGCCCCTATTTGCACAATTTATCAACAATAGTTTTGATGAAAAATTTTATTTAAAAAATTTAGGGATAGAAAAAAAAGACCCTAAACATTTCACCATCAGGAAAAACCATGCACATCGCTTGTCTTTTGGCTTTAGGGGATAA
- the hopJ gene encoding Hop family outer membrane protein HopJ/HopK encodes MPKTLLHSSFFLPLLLSFCIAEENGAYASVGFEYSISHAVEHNNPFLNQERIQIISNAQNKIYKLHQVKNEITNMPKTFAYINNALKNNSKLTPTEIQAEKYYLQSSFENIEKIVMLSGGVASNPQLVQALEKMQEPITNPLEFEENLKNLEAQFAQSQNRMLSSLSSQIAAISNSLNALDPTSYSKNISSMYGVTLSVGYKHFFTKKKNQGLRYYLFYDYGYTNFGFVGNGFDGLGKMNNHLYGLGIDYLYNFIDNAQKHSSVGFYAGFALAGSSWVGSGLSMWVSETDFINNYLTGYQAKMHTSFFQIPLNFGVRVNVNRHNGFEMGLKIPLAVNSFYETHGKGLNTSLFFKRLVVFNVSYVYSF; translated from the coding sequence ATGCCAAAAACCTTATTACATTCATCATTCTTTTTACCTTTACTTTTATCTTTTTGTATCGCTGAAGAAAATGGGGCGTATGCGAGCGTGGGGTTTGAATATTCCATTAGTCATGCCGTTGAGCATAATAACCCCTTTTTAAATCAAGAACGCATCCAAATCATTTCTAACGCTCAAAATAAAATCTATAAACTCCATCAAGTCAAAAATGAAATCACCAACATGCCTAAAACCTTTGCATATATCAACAACGCTTTAAAAAACAATTCCAAATTAACCCCCACTGAAATCCAAGCTGAGAAATACTACCTCCAATCCAGCTTTGAAAATATTGAAAAAATAGTCATGCTTAGCGGGGGCGTTGCATCTAACCCACAATTAGTCCAAGCGTTAGAAAAAATGCAAGAACCCATTACTAACCCTTTAGAATTTGAAGAAAATTTAAAAAATTTAGAAGCGCAATTTGCTCAATCTCAAAACCGCATGCTTTCTTCTTTATCTTCTCAAATCGCTGCCATTTCAAATTCCTTAAACGCACTTGATCCCACCTCTTATTCTAAAAACATTTCAAGCATGTATGGGGTAACTTTGAGCGTGGGCTATAAGCATTTCTTCACTAAGAAAAAAAATCAAGGGTTGCGCTATTACTTGTTCTATGATTATGGTTACACCAATTTTGGTTTTGTGGGTAACGGCTTTGATGGTTTAGGCAAAATGAATAACCACCTCTATGGGCTTGGGATAGATTATCTTTATAATTTCATTGATAATGCACAAAAACATTCTAGCGTGGGTTTTTATGCGGGCTTTGCTTTAGCGGGGAGTTCGTGGGTAGGGAGTGGTTTGAGCATGTGGGTGAGCGAAACGGATTTTATCAACAATTACTTGACGGGCTATCAAGCTAAAATGCACACGAGTTTTTTCCAGATCCCTTTGAATTTTGGGGTTCGTGTGAATGTCAATAGGCATAACGGCTTTGAAATGGGCTTGAAAATCCCTTTAGCAGTCAATTCCTTTTATGAAACGCATGGTAAAGGGCTAAACACTTCCCTCTTTTTCAAACGCCTTGTGGTGTTTAATGTGAGTTATGTTTATAGTTTTTAG
- the gltX gene encoding glutamate--tRNA ligase, whose protein sequence is MSLIVTRFAPSPTGYLHIGGLRTAIFNYLFARANQGKFFLRIEDTDLSRNSIEAANAIIEAFKWVGLEYDGEILYQSKRFEIYKEYIQKLLDEGKAYYCYMSKDELDALREEQKAKKETPRYDNRYRDFKGTPPKGIEPVVRIKVPQNEIIVFNDGVKGEVRVNTHELDDFIIARSDGVPTYNFVVIVDDALMGITDVIRGDDHLSNTPKQIVLYKALNFKIPNFFHVPMILNEEGQKLSKRHGATNVMDYQKMGYLKEALVNFLARLGWSYQDKEIFSMQELLELFDPKDLNSSPSCFSWHKLNWLNAHYLKNQSAQELLKLLKPFSFSDLSHLNPTQLDRLLDALKERSQTLKELALKIDEVLIAPVEYEEKVFKKLDQALVMPLLEKFKLELKEANFNDESALENAMHKIIEEEKIKAGSFMQPLRLALLGKGGGIGLKEALFILGKTESVKRIEEFLKN, encoded by the coding sequence ATGAGTTTGATCGTTACGCGCTTCGCTCCATCGCCCACTGGCTACCTCCACATAGGAGGCTTAAGAACAGCCATTTTCAATTATCTTTTTGCACGAGCCAATCAAGGAAAATTTTTTTTACGCATTGAAGACACGGATTTGAGCCGTAACTCTATAGAAGCGGCTAACGCCATTATAGAGGCTTTCAAATGGGTAGGGCTAGAATACGATGGAGAAATCCTCTACCAATCCAAACGCTTTGAGATTTATAAAGAATATATCCAAAAACTCTTAGATGAAGGCAAAGCGTATTATTGCTACATGAGTAAAGATGAGTTGGACGCTTTGAGAGAAGAACAAAAGGCCAAGAAAGAAACCCCACGCTATGACAATCGCTATCGTGATTTTAAAGGCACGCCCCCTAAAGGCATAGAGCCTGTAGTAAGGATTAAAGTCCCGCAAAATGAAATCATTGTTTTTAATGACGGGGTTAAAGGCGAAGTGAGAGTGAACACTCACGAATTAGACGATTTTATTATCGCCAGGAGCGATGGAGTCCCCACTTATAATTTTGTGGTTATTGTTGATGACGCTTTAATGGGGATTACTGATGTGATTAGAGGCGATGATCACCTTTCTAACACCCCTAAACAAATCGTTCTCTATAAGGCTTTGAATTTTAAAATCCCTAATTTTTTCCATGTGCCGATGATTTTGAATGAAGAAGGGCAAAAATTAAGCAAACGCCATGGGGCCACTAACGTGATGGACTATCAAAAAATGGGCTATCTTAAGGAAGCTTTAGTGAATTTTTTAGCGCGTTTAGGGTGGAGCTATCAAGATAAAGAAATTTTTAGCATGCAAGAATTGCTAGAATTATTTGATCCTAAAGATTTAAATTCTTCGCCCAGTTGCTTCAGCTGGCACAAGCTTAATTGGCTCAACGCTCACTATTTAAAAAACCAAAGCGCGCAAGAATTGTTAAAACTTTTAAAGCCTTTTAGTTTTAGCGATCTCTCGCATTTAAACCCCACCCAATTGGATCGTTTGTTGGACGCTCTCAAAGAAAGATCTCAAACCTTAAAAGAATTAGCCCTTAAAATAGATGAGGTTTTAATCGCTCCTGTGGAGTATGAAGAAAAGGTTTTTAAAAAGCTCGATCAAGCGCTCGTTATGCCCTTGTTAGAAAAGTTTAAGCTGGAATTAAAAGAAGCCAATTTCAACGATGAAAGCGCGCTAGAAAACGCCATGCACAAAATCATTGAAGAAGAAAAGATTAAAGCGGGTAGTTTCATGCAGCCTTTAAGATTAGCCCTTTTGGGCAAGGGGGGCGGGATAGGCCTTAAAGAAGCGCTTTTTATTTTAGGCAAAACAGAGAGCGTCAAAAGAATAGAAGAGTTTTTGAAAAACTAA
- a CDS encoding ATP-binding cassette domain-containing protein — MIKARFKKHLLGSRGAFDLNIDLEIKEAEVVALLGESGAGKSTILRILAGLEAVDSGYIEVNHSVWLDTQKKIFLKPQQRKIGFVFQDYALFPHLNVYQNIAFAHPKDKNKIHEVLRLMRLENLSQQKILQLSGGQAQRVALARALIAAKNLLLLDEPLNALDNALKNEVQQGLLDFIKRENLSVLLVSHNPNEITKLARTFLFLNNGVIDPNQENRLFSNRLLIKPLFEDENYCHYEVIPQTIILPKDCLNPTFKLDFNQGKKF; from the coding sequence ATGATAAAAGCACGATTTAAAAAACACCTTTTAGGATCTAGGGGCGCATTTGATTTGAATATAGACTTAGAAATTAAAGAAGCAGAAGTTGTGGCTTTATTAGGAGAATCGGGAGCGGGTAAAAGCACGATTTTACGCATTTTAGCGGGGCTTGAAGCAGTGGATAGCGGCTATATTGAAGTCAATCATTCAGTATGGCTAGACACTCAAAAAAAGATTTTTTTAAAACCACAACAACGAAAAATCGGCTTTGTGTTTCAAGATTACGCTCTATTCCCTCATTTAAATGTGTATCAAAACATCGCCTTTGCTCACCCTAAAGATAAAAATAAAATCCACGAAGTGTTACGCTTAATGCGTTTAGAAAATCTAAGCCAGCAAAAAATCCTTCAACTCTCTGGCGGACAAGCCCAACGAGTCGCTTTAGCAAGAGCTTTGATCGCAGCCAAGAATCTATTGCTTTTAGATGAGCCTTTAAACGCCCTAGATAACGCCTTAAAAAACGAAGTGCAACAAGGTTTGCTTGATTTTATCAAGCGTGAAAATTTAAGCGTGTTATTGGTAAGCCATAACCCCAATGAAATAACCAAACTCGCGCGAACTTTCCTCTTTTTAAACAATGGCGTTATTGATCCTAATCAAGAAAATCGGCTTTTTTCAAACCGATTGTTGATAAAACCTCTCTTTGAAGATGAAAATTATTGCCATTATGAGGTCATTCCTCAAACGATTATTTTGCCCAAAGATTGTCTGAACCCAACTTTTAAGCTTGATTTCAATCAAGGTAAAAAATTTTAG
- the modB gene encoding molybdate ABC transporter permease subunit: MDHEFLITMRLSFSLALITTLILLPIGIFLGYFLSLKRNLLTSLTETLVYMPLVLPPSVLGFYLLLIFSPSSFLGVFLQDVLNVKLVFSFQGLILGSVIFSLPFMVSPIKSALISLPASLKEASYSLGKGEYYTLFFVLLPNIKPSLLMAIITTFTHTIGEFGVVMMLGGDILGETRVASIAIFNETEALNYPKAHQYALTLTLISFSLLFVTLFLNKKQSSFL, encoded by the coding sequence ATGGATCATGAGTTTTTGATTACCATGCGTTTGAGCTTTTCTTTAGCTTTGATTACCACCCTCATTTTACTCCCTATAGGGATTTTTTTAGGCTATTTTTTAAGCCTTAAACGCAATCTTTTAACGAGCTTAACAGAAACGCTTGTGTATATGCCTTTAGTTTTACCTCCAAGCGTGCTAGGGTTTTATCTTCTTTTAATTTTTTCGCCTTCTTCTTTTTTGGGAGTGTTTTTACAAGATGTATTAAATGTGAAACTTGTTTTTAGTTTTCAAGGGCTTATTTTAGGGAGTGTGATTTTTTCTTTACCCTTTATGGTAAGCCCTATTAAAAGCGCGTTAATTTCCTTGCCCGCTTCTTTAAAAGAAGCCAGTTATAGTTTAGGTAAAGGGGAATATTACACCCTTTTTTTTGTCTTGCTCCCTAACATCAAACCCAGTTTATTGATGGCTATCATCACAACTTTTACGCACACTATAGGTGAATTTGGCGTGGTGATGATGCTTGGGGGTGATATATTAGGGGAAACAAGAGTGGCCAGCATTGCGATTTTTAACGAAACTGAAGCGCTCAATTACCCTAAAGCCCACCAATACGCCTTAACGCTCACGCTTATCAGTTTTAGCCTCTTATTTGTTACCCTATTTTTGAATAAAAAACAAAGCTCGTTTTTATGA
- the modA gene encoding molybdate ABC transporter substrate-binding protein encodes MKNTFKAFAFLIVFFSSALLAQDLKIAAAANLTRALKALVKEFQKEHPKDAISISFNSSGKLYAQIIQNAPFDLFISADIARPKKLYDEKITPFKEEVYAKGVLVLWSEDLKMDSLEILKDPKIKRIAMANPKLAPYGKASMEVLDHLKLTSSLKPKIIYGASISQAHQFVATKNAQIGFGALSLMDKKDKNLSYFIIDKALYNPIEQALIITKNGANNPLAKVFKDFLFSPKARAVFKEYGYIVD; translated from the coding sequence ATGAAAAATACTTTCAAAGCGTTTGCCTTTTTAATCGTATTTTTTTCAAGCGCTTTGTTGGCACAGGATTTAAAAATCGCTGCTGCTGCTAATCTCACACGCGCTTTAAAAGCCCTTGTTAAAGAATTTCAAAAAGAACACCCCAAAGACGCTATTAGTATTAGTTTTAATTCTTCAGGCAAACTCTACGCTCAAATCATTCAAAACGCCCCTTTTGATTTATTCATTTCAGCAGATATTGCTAGACCTAAAAAGCTTTATGATGAAAAAATAACCCCTTTTAAAGAAGAAGTCTATGCTAAAGGCGTGTTGGTTTTATGGAGCGAAGATCTAAAAATGGATTCTTTAGAAATTCTTAAAGATCCTAAAATCAAGCGTATCGCTATGGCTAATCCTAAACTAGCCCCCTATGGAAAAGCCAGTATGGAAGTCTTAGATCATTTAAAACTCACTTCTAGTCTTAAACCTAAAATCATTTATGGCGCTTCTATTTCTCAAGCCCATCAATTTGTCGCTACTAAAAACGCTCAAATAGGCTTTGGAGCGTTATCCTTGATGGATAAAAAAGATAAAAACCTCTCTTATTTCATCATTGATAAAGCCCTTTATAACCCTATTGAACAAGCCTTGATTATCACTAAAAATGGGGCTAATAACCCTTTAGCCAAAGTCTTTAAAGATTTTTTATTCAGCCCTAAAGCTAGAGCTGTCTTTAAAGAATACGGCTATATTGTGGATTAA
- a CDS encoding orotate phosphoribosyltransferase, giving the protein MIEVGDYTYLYLKSLRWFCRCVPLIHDLINIFTLKPSIFDKKLNLLEK; this is encoded by the coding sequence ATGATTGAAGTTGGTGATTATACCTATTTGTATCTTAAAAGTTTGAGATGGTTTTGTAGGTGTGTCCCACTTATCCATGATTTAATCAACATTTTCACTCTAAAACCCTCAATCTTTGATAAAAAATTAAATCTTTTAGAAAAATAA